A stretch of DNA from Fibrobacter sp. UWEL:
GTTTTCTGCCATTTTAGAACCAGAACCATACGGGCATATTTGTTGAAGTTGCGAATTCTAACGCTTCCACAACCTTTTTTACGGCATCTTTCTGATATTCCTTTGTACAGTATTGCTCAAATTCTTTTGCCATGTTTAGTGCTTCAGAGATGAATTCTTGCTTAAGAATTCTATCCTCACCGATATCAATGAAAATGTCAAACTTTTCGCAGAAGTCAAAGAATAGAGTGTTTGTTAACGCGCAAGTTTGAGTTTCTGTTAGAGACCATTCTTTAAAATTTCCTGTGCAAGGGTCACCGTTTTGCTCCATATCAACCTCAAGAGCCTGTTTGTTGAGGGGGACAAGCATGTAGTGTAAAGGATTATTGTTTTTTTGCATAATCACATCTCCTTCCTTTTTAGAATTCTAAAATGCGTTGCTTCATTGAATTGATCGCGAGATCGGCCTTGCGTTTTTCCTTTCTCGTTAATATAATTTCTTGCATCCTTCCCGTTGATGTCGAGAAAACGTTCTTTACCTGTTTTCGAAGTGTCCACTAATCTACAGAATCCTCCGACAACATCAGTTATGACCCGTAAGCTATTTTCCTTGTTGTTGTAGTATATCTTACGGCCATCTTCGCTAATTTCACCTTTTGCTCCAGGAGCGAATTTTTCTACAAATGAATTTAGGTTTACTGTTTGCCAATTTTCTTTGTATTGGGAGGCTTCTTTTCTTGCTCGTTCAAAGATTTTGTCTAACCCTCTAGAAAAGAACCCTTTGACTTTTTGCATAAATACCTTGACTCTGTAATCGTGTTTTGTATCAGACATTTACGCCCTCCGGATTTTTTGCAAAGGATTTTGTTCTGTAATCTTTAAACACCTCGTATTTTATGTTATTTTCCTTTAGGATACTGGTGATTTGTTTGTTTTCATTTCCGTATAGCCAGCATTCTTTGGGGCGACTTAGAAGGATTTTTTGTTCAAAGCAGAAAATATCGCTAGGATCTTTTTTCTTTATGCAACCAAGCGTACCTATGTAGAATGGCGTTCCGTTAGGATAACTGCGCAGGGCGCTATAAGTAGAGTGATCTCCAGTACGAAAGTTTCCGATAAGCTTAACCCCGTTGATTGCCAAATAAATTGCAGCCATCTGGTTTAGACATATGTTAAAACGTTGCTGTTCGGTTTTCCATTCGACTCGGGGACTTAAGTCGAAAACGACCATGGCGTAATATTCTTTGTATATGGGTAAATCTTCCTTAAGTTTTTTTAGACGAGGGTAAATGAACTCATCGTCACAAAATGTGCATAATGCAGTCGTACTTTTATTTCTGCTTTGCAACCGATTTCGAAAGGGGAGTATTTCGGATGGTTTTTTGTGTACGAAAAACGACTTTTTGAAGCGAGGAAATCCGCTTTTAGAAAAGCTGATTTTGTGCTTTCGTAGTTCGTTGTATAGCTCAGAGTAGAGCTGGAATAGATTTGTTTTATGTCTTAAAACCATAATTTACCCTAGGCAAATTATCCTGATAATTGAATGTTAGGGAAAATTATGCTATATTACGAGATGCTCGAGGTCGTCTATAGCGAAATCTCGACTGCGCCTCGGAGTTGGTTCAGAACTCTGGGGCGCTTCCCTTTTGGGTCAATGGGGACAACATGTCCCACGATGGATAATATACAACTAGAAAACTCTTGTGTCAAGGGTGAAATGAAACTTTTTTAATTAAGATTTTCTGATTAGTGTGTTTTTGTGCTTTTGATTGTTTTGTTTTTTACAGTCTTTTGTAAAAATTTGTGAATTGCTTTGCTTTTTTATTGAAATTTATTAGCAAATAGTGTATTTTTGTGTTTGAGGTGAAAAATGGAACAATCAGTGTTGAGCGAAAATATTCGTCGTTATATGAAGCTTGGTAATTGGACTATACCCTCGTTGGCTCAGGCTGCTGAAATCAGTGCGACGACTCTTTCCAATTGCCTCAATGACAAGTCTGATCCGCGTATTTCCATTATACAGAAAATCGCAGATAAGTTGAATGTCTCAATGTCTCAACTCTTTTCTGAAAAACCCTCTTTTGAAAATTTTCGTTTCCGATCTTTGTATGCTCTTACTGCTAAGGAGAGGGCTTTCCGAGAAGATTTGCTCTATTCGACATATGACAAAATACAGGAATACTTAAAAATTGAGCGGTTTGCGGAAAAAGGAAATGTTTTTTTGTTTTCTAATGAAAAATTTGATAATCCCATTGAGGCTGCGCATGTTGTAAGGGAGAGACTAGGATTCTCTCAAAGTGCTCCTATTTTAGATATTTGTGAGTTGGTTTCGAAAATAGGTGTTAAGTTTTTTCATTTTGATTTCAAATACTCAAAAACCTATGGCGCCTCGGTTGCGGCAAACGATGGTGGGCCAGCGATAATTTTGAATAGTTCTATTGAATCTGTAGAACGAAAAATTTTTACTATAGCTCATGAGCTTGGACACATCCTTTTGCATAAGGATACTTTCAAAAGTTCTGAAACGATGGAAGAGAAAAACTCAACTGAAGAAGGTGAGGCGAATTTATTTGCGGGCGAGTTGCTGTGCCCTCAAGAAATTGTTTACGAAAAGGTAAAAGAAACACATGGATTCTCGTTTATAGATGCTGTGCTGAAAATTAAACAGATTTATAAAGTGAGCTATGGGACGGTTTTGCACCAGTATTGCAATAGGTATGGTATTTCGGAACAGTATTCTGCGGTGACAAAAAAATTTCAAGCGATGTATGCGAATAAAAATAATGTCTCGTTTAAAAATCACTTTGAACCATATGCCTTGAGTGAAACGCTGTATCGCTTTGAAGATCCTTTTTTCCGTGATATTGTTGTGACTTTGTGTAGAACCGAAAAGATTTCGTCGGCGAAAGCAGCTGAACTTTTAAATTGGAAGAGAGTATCTCTTGAAAAATGGTGTGAAAAAATGGATGAGTCTTCAGAGAACTCGCTCCCTTTTTAGAATGTCTATTTTGGACAAGAAAATTGAAAAGTCCTCGAAGAAAAACTTCGAGGACTTTTGTAATGCTAGTTCAGTGAAATCCTCGCTTTCGCGAGGATGACGCCTGCCAATTAACGAACAACCTTGCGATCGTCTTCGGTCATAGCCAGGAATTCAGCGACGGTCATCTGACCCTTATCGCCTTCCTTACGCTTGTTGACGGAAACCTTGCCTTCTGCCATTTCCTTCTCGCCAACGATGATCTTGTACGGAACCTTCTGGAGTTCGCACTGACGGAACTTGTAGCCAAGCTTTTCGTTGGATTCGTCGATGTCGCAGCGGACGCCGGCGTTCACCAGTTCGCGTTCCACCTTGTGGGCGTATTCAGCGAACTTTTCGGAGATGGGGAGGACGCGTGCCTGGACCGGAGCGAGCCACAGCGGGAAATCGCCCATGAATTCTTCAATAAGAATACCGAGGAAGCGTTCGATGGAACCCACGGCTGCGCGGTGCAGCATAACGGGGATGTGCTTCTGGTTGTCCTTACCGACATATTCTGCACCGAGACGCTGGGGCAGGTTGAAGTCCACCTGGATGGTACCGCACTGCCAATCACGGCCGAGGGAATCCTTCAGGGTGAATTCAAGCTTCGGGCCGTAGAAGGCGCCTTCGCCCGGGTTCAAGATGTAGTCGAGGCCAGCCAGCTTGGTTGCTTCTTCGAGAGCTGCTTCAGCCTTGTCCCAAAGTTCGTCAGAACCCACGCGGCGTTCCGGACGGGTGGAGAACTTCACCACGATGGAATCGAAACCGAAGTCGTGGTAGATTTCCTTCACGAGAGCGCAGAAGTCTGCCACTTCGGAAGCGATCTGTTCTTCAGTACAGAAGATATGAGCGTCATCCTGGACGAAGCCGCGGACACGCATCAAACCGTGCATGGTACCGGCAGGTTCGTAACGGTGGCACTTACCGAATTCAGCAAGACGCATCGGGAGATCACGCCAGCTGCGGAGGCCAGTGTTGAAGATCTGGATATGGCAAGGGCAGTTCATTGGCTTCACAGCCATTTCAACGTCGCCAGCCATGGTCTTGAACATGTTTTCGTTGTACTTGTCGGCGTGGCCGGACTTGATCCACAAAGTCTTGTTCACGATTTCCGGAGTAATGACTTCGAGGTAACCGCGGCGGTCGATCTTACCACGGATGTAGTCCTTGAGGGCGTTGACCATCTTGGTACCGTTCGGGTGCCAGAAAACCATGCCAGGAGAATGGTCTTCAATGTGGTAGAGGTCCATTTCCTTACCGATGCGGCGATGGTCGCGCTTTTCGGCTTCTTCAAGGAACTTCAAATAGGTTTCCAGACCTTCCTTGTCGGCAAAGCAGGTGCCGTACACGCGGGTCAGCTGGTCGCTGTTCTGGTCGCCGTGCCAGTATGCACCTGCGAGGGAGAGCAGCTTGAAGGACTTCAGCTTGCCAGTGCTCGGAACGTGAGGACCTGCACAGAGGTCTTCCCAGTTCTTGCCCGGTTCGCCGTTTGCATAGAAACTCAGGGTGCCGTCAGCGCCTTCGCGAGCCAGAGCGCGTTCAGCGTTGTCGGTCTTGTACTTGTCGCCAGCGGTGCGCTTCAGGCCTTCTTCACCGGAAACAACCACGCGAGTGAACGGGCGGTCTTCCTTGATGATTTCCTTCATGCGCTTTTCGATCTTTTCGAAATCAGACTGCTGAAGCGGGGTCGGTGTCATCAAATCGTAGTAGAAACCCTTTTCAACTGCGGGACCGTAAGCCAGCTTGGTGCCCGGGAAGAGGTCGCAGATAGCTTCTGCCATCACGTGGCTGCAGGAGTGGCGCAACAGCATCAAGCAATCCGGATCGTCATTGTTGGTCGTGATGATCTTGAAAGCGCCGTCTTCGGTCAGGGGGCGGGAGAGGTCCAGGACCTTGTCGCCCAGCTTCACGCCGAGAGCCTTGCGTGCGAGGCCTTCAGAAATGCTCTTTGCTACTTCGAGGCCGGTGGTGCCAGATTCAACGGTACGTACGCTGCCATCGGGCATGGTGAGGTTGATTTGAGACATAATAATTTCCTTTTTTGGGCAGTTCTTGCCCGGTTCCGCAGAAATACGACATCTGACGGTGCGGGCAAAGATAGGAATTAGACGAGAGACGAGAGGCGAGAGACGAGAGAAAATAGGGCTGGGGACAGTTTTTTTCGATTTTAGGCGTTGCCGCGGCATACGCCCGCAGCCGGGCTGTCGCGTTATCGACTCATGAAATTCGCCGTCCGTTCAGCCTCGCTTCGCGAGTCCGAATGGCTTTGCCACTTCCATCTCCCCTAAAGGGGACCATGGCCCACTAAGAACTAAAGTTCTAAATGGTTGCAGGCCTAACGCAATGAGCCAAAAAGGAGGATGTTAAAAAAATGTTACAATTCGGTTTCAGGGGGGCTTTAATATAATGTATAACTATATATACTAAAGTATATATAGTATATACCTTATAATTAAAGAATTTGTATGTAAATTACACATAAATTAATTCTTTCTTTGAAAGACAACAAATGTCATGAAATGTTTAGTAGAATTGAAGTCGTTAAACATTTCATAAGGAGCATCAAATGCCTTTCGAAGATTTCCAATCCCCTTATACGCTAATTCCTTCCACGAAATGGGCATCTCGTTATGTTGCGTTTCATGATGATCGGTTACGACCATTTACCGTCTTTCCTGTGGAAGAATCTATAGCTTTGGATAAAGAACTCCCTTTGCCTCCGAATCTTCTTGAAACTCTTTCTGATATCAATGATGAATTCGGTTATAGATTTGATTTGGCTCAAAAGTATGATCCAAAAATCTCAACTGATATGATGCTTGCGGGAATGACTTCCGATTATCTGTTCAATAAGAAAAATCCATTTGATATTAGTCCGTCGCTAAGGCTTCAATCTGTTTTTGATATGGCGAATAAATTGTCTAAAAGTTCTCATTATGCAGGGCCTAAAGCATCTCCAAGCAAAGTTTTTTCTTTGTATCAAGATTATCTTGCTGGCAAGGTTAACCCATTTGGTGTTTTTGGTAATAATATTTTGAACCAACTTGCGAATTGGAAAGCTCGACAGAGATATTTTGAACTGCTGACTGAAACTGTCCAAGAAGTGAATCAATCTAATAAACCGATCAGTTCCAGAAGATTGAGCGATTTGGAAAAAGGGGTTGTTTTGCATGATATGTATGATGTTCTTCATCGCAATGGAGAAGATGCCTCTTGGATTTCTGACATTGCAGATTATCCGTTTGATATTAGAGTTTATAGAATTGCAGATGGATATGGACCGCAAAATAATGTGCGTGGTGGTGTAAATTTTGATTTGGAGCGTCCGATGATCAATATGAATTTGGGAAAGATTGTTGGCAACGGTCCTGAAATTTTGTCATATTCAAAGATGCTGAGGACTCTTTTCTTGCATGAATTAAGGCATATTTGGCAAAAAACACAGACTGCTTGGTCTTCGAAACTTGTAGAGAAGAATATATTGACTGAAGTAGATGCTCATCAGATGCAGTTTTTAATGGAACGATTGTTGAATCTTCCTGCAAGTGATTTAAGATCGTTTTTTGAAACTCAGAAAGAAAATGAATACTATCTAGAACGTGCACTGATGGATCAAGGGTATAAAAAGAAAGGTTATATTTATTCAAAGGATTATTATAAATGACTTTATTTGCAAGAATAAAATGTTTTTTGACTCTGTCTTTATTGGGACTCGCTACGTGTGCGTATTGTGCTATGCATGATGATTGGGGATGTATATTGCATCCCGACTCCTCGGACTGTAATAAAAGTCATGAAATAGAAAACCCTAGGTATGATTTTGAAGCTTTGACTGTGGCCCGACTTGAGAAACGTCCTGACGGTGATTTTGTTTGCTTCAAGATAATTTACCTCTTTAAAGATTCGATGAAGAAATTTAGGATTGGTGACGAACTTGAAATGAAATGGTCTCGTAAATCTTTGTACGGGTTGTCTTATTTTTATGGTTTGTATGGCAAGGACAGTAGTTTTGTGCGCACTTTTTATGAAAATGCTAGAGAAACTATTCTTTCTGAAAATGAATACGAGCCGTTGTTAAGACTCGGTCCTCATAATGAAAATTTCTGGCAGTACATGTATTTCTGCGACAACCGCCATGATATTCGCACTCGTCATCCGGATAGTCTGGATTTCTCAGAAACATCCTTCATGTTTATGCGGAATACACCCTATGAAAGCTGGATGAATAATGATTCCCTTATTGACGTGTCTGTTGCGACATTCCGTGAATATCTTAAGGATCTTAAGAAATCTCCGAAGCAGATTGAACAATTTGAAAATGCGTTAAAAGCTAGAACAGCAATAAGGATTGATTCGCTAAAAAGGGATTACGTTGCTCTTGGAACCGTTTGGAAGTCTGTTCAGCATAATGGTTTTTGTGAAATAAACTTTGCACCAAGATATGTGTTTAAACGACGTGATAATTGCGATGACTTCATGTGTGCTAAAGAATCCAAGGCGGTAAATGATCCGTTCTGGATGTATGATCAAAAATTTGGGAAACCATTCTATACGATAACTGCGAAAAAACAAGGGAAGTGTTTCTCTCCGGACAGAATGTTCAAGGAAGATTTTCTAGTGGGTCATGTTGAAGGCTCGAAGCTAGTCCTGGATACCACCTACTCCTCCTGGGATTACATTTATCATGACAACAGGTTGATTGATGTTTCCTTTGGTCTGCCCTATGAAAAATTCCTTTCGTACTTGATTCCGGACCACTTTACTCTTGATGATGTGATTACGAAAGCGACCTACCAAGTTTTTGAAGACATCTATAAGAATTCTTCAAAGGAAAACTCCAAGAAGGTGGAACGCGTTCTGAAGAAAATTGATAAGGTCTGCCGGGAATATGATTGACGACATAGTTTATTGAGTTGCTCCGAAAGAGATTCCCTGATTACAAGGGGAGTGTAAACCTTGCTTTGTGTAATGGTTTGTATTATATTTGTGTTGTAAAATAAGTGAGGTGTACTATGGCGACGACAGTATTGCAAATTCGAATGGATGAAGACCTCAAGAACGAGGCTGCCGATCTTTTTGACAAGATGGGAATGGATCTTCCCACTGCCATTCGCGTTTTCCTAAAGCGTGCCGTGGCGGAAAAAGCAATCCCCTTTGAGGTTCGTGAACCTCGCGCGACATATTGTGCGAATAGGGGGTGGGACGCTTTTATGGAATTACGCAATCAAGCTCAGCAGGGACCTGCTGCAGGTATGAGCGAAGAAGAAATCGAAGCGGAAATCGCAGCATATCGTGCTGGAAAGTAGTTGTTTAGGGGTTAGTTGTGGTTTATGCCGTTGTAGATACCAATGTGATTGTGTCGTCTTTGTTGACGAAAAATCCTTTGTCTCCTGTGATGTTGGTAATGCACGAACTTTTTGCTGGGAAAGTGCAATTGCTTGTTAATGATGCTATTCTTGCGGAATATAAAGAAGTCCTTTCTAGACCAAAGTTCCATCTTGATGAGATTGCGATTAATCGGACTTTGGATAGCATTCAAAGATTGAGCATCAATGTAGATGCTCCTGAAAGCGGCGTAGAACTTCCTGATCCGAAGGATGTTGTATTCTATGATGTGGCACTAGCCTGTAGAGATAAAGATGCGTCACTAGTGACCGGTAATACCAAGCATTTTCCAGGAGTCCCGTTCGTTGTAACGCCTAGAGAATTCCTAGAAATTTTGGCGAAGGAGGGATTATGAAAAAGACCGATAAACAGAAACCATTTCTTGAAGCGCTTGAGGAATGGCGTCGGGATAACGATGTGACTGATGTTAGTATTGCCGACGTTTTAAATACAAAATCAAAAGAACTGCCTGACGCAGAAAAAATATCCAAAATCTGGCAGTGATTTTTTA
This window harbors:
- a CDS encoding DUF4417 domain-containing protein codes for the protein MVLRHKTNLFQLYSELYNELRKHKISFSKSGFPRFKKSFFVHKKPSEILPFRNRLQSRNKSTTALCTFCDDEFIYPRLKKLKEDLPIYKEYYAMVVFDLSPRVEWKTEQQRFNICLNQMAAIYLAINGVKLIGNFRTGDHSTYSALRSYPNGTPFYIGTLGCIKKKDPSDIFCFEQKILLSRPKECWLYGNENKQITSILKENNIKYEVFKDYRTKSFAKNPEGVNV
- a CDS encoding ImmA/IrrE family metallo-endopeptidase, with the protein product MEQSVLSENIRRYMKLGNWTIPSLAQAAEISATTLSNCLNDKSDPRISIIQKIADKLNVSMSQLFSEKPSFENFRFRSLYALTAKERAFREDLLYSTYDKIQEYLKIERFAEKGNVFLFSNEKFDNPIEAAHVVRERLGFSQSAPILDICELVSKIGVKFFHFDFKYSKTYGASVAANDGGPAIILNSSIESVERKIFTIAHELGHILLHKDTFKSSETMEEKNSTEEGEANLFAGELLCPQEIVYEKVKETHGFSFIDAVLKIKQIYKVSYGTVLHQYCNRYGISEQYSAVTKKFQAMYANKNNVSFKNHFEPYALSETLYRFEDPFFRDIVVTLCRTEKISSAKAAELLNWKRVSLEKWCEKMDESSENSLPF
- the thrS gene encoding threonine--tRNA ligase, translating into MSQINLTMPDGSVRTVESGTTGLEVAKSISEGLARKALGVKLGDKVLDLSRPLTEDGAFKIITTNNDDPDCLMLLRHSCSHVMAEAICDLFPGTKLAYGPAVEKGFYYDLMTPTPLQQSDFEKIEKRMKEIIKEDRPFTRVVVSGEEGLKRTAGDKYKTDNAERALAREGADGTLSFYANGEPGKNWEDLCAGPHVPSTGKLKSFKLLSLAGAYWHGDQNSDQLTRVYGTCFADKEGLETYLKFLEEAEKRDHRRIGKEMDLYHIEDHSPGMVFWHPNGTKMVNALKDYIRGKIDRRGYLEVITPEIVNKTLWIKSGHADKYNENMFKTMAGDVEMAVKPMNCPCHIQIFNTGLRSWRDLPMRLAEFGKCHRYEPAGTMHGLMRVRGFVQDDAHIFCTEEQIASEVADFCALVKEIYHDFGFDSIVVKFSTRPERRVGSDELWDKAEAALEEATKLAGLDYILNPGEGAFYGPKLEFTLKDSLGRDWQCGTIQVDFNLPQRLGAEYVGKDNQKHIPVMLHRAAVGSIERFLGILIEEFMGDFPLWLAPVQARVLPISEKFAEYAHKVERELVNAGVRCDIDESNEKLGYKFRQCELQKVPYKIIVGEKEMAEGKVSVNKRKEGDKGQMTVAEFLAMTEDDRKVVR
- a CDS encoding type II toxin-antitoxin system RelB/DinJ family antitoxin; its protein translation is MATTVLQIRMDEDLKNEAADLFDKMGMDLPTAIRVFLKRAVAEKAIPFEVREPRATYCANRGWDAFMELRNQAQQGPAAGMSEEEIEAEIAAYRAGK
- a CDS encoding putative toxin-antitoxin system toxin component, PIN family yields the protein MVYAVVDTNVIVSSLLTKNPLSPVMLVMHELFAGKVQLLVNDAILAEYKEVLSRPKFHLDEIAINRTLDSIQRLSINVDAPESGVELPDPKDVVFYDVALACRDKDASLVTGNTKHFPGVPFVVTPREFLEILAKEGL